The genomic window TAAAGGATAAGTTATGGCAACTGGTGTATTAGGATTAGGTACAGGGCAAGCATCAACGTTAAATAGTGAATTAATTGATAAATTAAAAGCTGCAGAGAGAAAATCTACAGTTGAGCCAATAGAAACTAGAATAACAAGTATTACAACAGAGAAAGAAACATTTGCAAATATTGAATCAAAAGTAAAAGAACTTTTAGAAGCAATTAAACCTTTTGATTTATTTGTTTCAGGTGGTGTTACAGCTCTTGAACAAAAATCAGCAACTACTTCAGGTGATTCGGTTTCTTTTGATGCTGCTGATATTAAAGCATTAAGCAAAGGTACAACAAATGTTGATGTAACGCAATTAGCACAAAAAGATGTATATCAATCAAATAGTTTTAGTGCAAAGAATACTCAAATTAATCAAGGTAGCTTAGTAATTAATGGAGAAACATTTGACACTACTAATAAAACATATGAACAATTAGCAACTGAAATTACTTCAAAGTCTGGAATGAATGCAAGTGTTGAACAAGTTGGCTCTAATTCTTACCGATTAGTTATTAAAAGTGAAAACTCAGGTGTTGATAATAAATTAAATATTAGTGGTGCTGCAAGCCAATCATTAGGGTTTACTACAGATGGTTCTACGATAAATGCAACAAATCATATACTTGAAGCAAAAAATATGATTGCAAAAGTTGATGGAGTAGAATATAATGTTACAACTAACAGTATAACTGTTGATGGACTTAAACTGACAGCGAATAAAATTGGAGCTTCGAGTATTAATATTGTAGAAGATAATACACAAATTCAAACTCAAATGCAAAATTTTGTTACAAAATATAATGATTTAGTAGCAATGATAGATACCGAATCTTTCAATGCAGATTCTTCAATACAAGATAAATCTTCAATAAGAAATATAGTAAGTCAAATAAAAGATAAAATGTTTGGTTCATATGGAACATCACAAGATAAATCAGTATTTAACTATGGATTAGAATTTGATAAATCAGGTTCATTATCTTTGAATTCTACAAAATTTAGTGCTGCTGTTCAAAATGATTTATCAGGATTAAAAGATTTATTCTTAGGAGTAGCAGAAAATAAAGGTTTAGGAACAACATTAAAAGAAACTCTTGATAATATGAGTTTTTCAGGTGGAATTTTAAATTTATATTCTTCAGCA from Arcobacter venerupis includes these protein-coding regions:
- the fliD gene encoding flagellar filament capping protein FliD, yielding MATGVLGLGTGQASTLNSELIDKLKAAERKSTVEPIETRITSITTEKETFANIESKVKELLEAIKPFDLFVSGGVTALEQKSATTSGDSVSFDAADIKALSKGTTNVDVTQLAQKDVYQSNSFSAKNTQINQGSLVINGETFDTTNKTYEQLATEITSKSGMNASVEQVGSNSYRLVIKSENSGVDNKLNISGAASQSLGFTTDGSTINATNHILEAKNMIAKVDGVEYNVTTNSITVDGLKLTANKIGASSINIVEDNTQIQTQMQNFVTKYNDLVAMIDTESFNADSSIQDKSSIRNIVSQIKDKMFGSYGTSQDKSVFNYGLEFDKSGSLSLNSTKFSAAVQNDLSGLKDLFLGVAENKGLGTTLKETLDNMSFSGGILNLYSSAMSKRETDLTAEKTKAQDALDKKYEQLALQFSAYGTLITQMESSFSGLKMMIDQSNSSN